One Brevibacillus choshinensis genomic window carries:
- a CDS encoding MarR family winged helix-turn-helix transcriptional regulator: MRRDDGHNDELSLKLFVILSRAYRSISDVVTEDMKRYGLNPSEFMVLELLYHKGEQPIQHIGKKILLASGSTTYVIDKLESKKLLARRQCQEDRRVVFASITAKGRELMDEIFPQHRAVIQMLFEGVSEDQKMTLIELLKETGLRAANLKK; encoded by the coding sequence GTGAGAAGAGACGATGGCCATAACGACGAGCTCTCGTTAAAGCTGTTCGTGATCCTGTCGAGAGCGTATCGCTCCATCAGCGATGTCGTGACGGAGGATATGAAACGATACGGATTAAATCCATCCGAGTTTATGGTGCTGGAACTTTTATATCACAAAGGCGAGCAGCCCATTCAGCACATCGGCAAGAAAATCCTGCTGGCGAGCGGCAGTACGACCTATGTGATCGATAAGCTTGAATCCAAGAAGCTGCTTGCGCGAAGGCAATGCCAGGAGGATCGACGGGTCGTTTTTGCTTCCATCACGGCAAAAGGGAGAGAGCTGATGGATGAGATCTTCCCACAGCATCGCGCCGTTATCCAGATGCTGTTTGAAGGCGTAAGCGAGGATCAAAAAATGACGCTGATCGAGTTATTAAAGGAGACAGGACTTCGAGCAGCTAATTTGAAAAAGTGA
- a CDS encoding MDR family MFS transporter codes for MDTQQDLKHAGGTFGSKGNFMVVMVMILGVFVAILNETLLNVALSKIMADLGILPSTAQWLTTGYLLIIGVLIPVTAFLLQRFTTRALFLSAMGLFTLGTLVAAISPSFSLLVLGRILQASGTGLLFPLLTNVVFAIVPLEKRGSAMGTIGIVITFAPAIGPTLSGIIVEHFSWRYLFYGVLPIAVFVMIFAYSRLKNVTETTKPKVDLASLLLSTLGFGGIVYGFSSASEGHGGWSGYGVLLPIAIGVLSLVFFTFRQLKIAEPLLDLRAFQYGIFRISTLIMIIVMMAMFSAMMLLPIFLQNALGYSPFEAGLVMLPGGIIMGIMSPITGRLFDKFGAKWLAIVGLILIANTLLQFAFITVTISYSTIMVLNTLLMLGISMLMMPVMTNALNELPPPMYPHGTAIIGTLQQVAGAVGTALLVTVMMNGTSRYMQNPAPGQDDSTLRMLAMIAGMKSAFLLAFALVVVALLASFFLKRAVKPEQHRAAEQVSPN; via the coding sequence GTGGACACACAGCAGGACTTGAAACATGCGGGAGGGACTTTTGGGAGCAAAGGAAACTTCATGGTGGTCATGGTGATGATTCTGGGCGTGTTCGTGGCGATTCTCAATGAAACGCTTCTGAATGTAGCGTTATCCAAAATCATGGCGGACCTCGGGATTTTGCCCAGCACCGCTCAATGGCTGACTACGGGATATTTGCTCATCATCGGTGTGCTCATCCCCGTAACCGCCTTTTTACTCCAGAGATTCACGACCAGAGCGCTGTTTTTATCAGCCATGGGCTTGTTTACACTCGGAACACTCGTTGCCGCGATTTCACCAAGTTTTTCCCTGCTGGTTTTGGGAAGGATTCTTCAGGCATCCGGTACAGGTCTGCTTTTCCCGCTGCTGACAAATGTGGTGTTTGCCATTGTTCCGCTCGAAAAAAGAGGATCCGCCATGGGGACGATCGGAATTGTCATTACCTTTGCTCCGGCAATTGGTCCGACATTGTCCGGAATCATCGTGGAGCACTTCAGTTGGCGATACCTTTTTTACGGAGTGCTGCCGATCGCTGTCTTCGTGATGATATTTGCCTATTCCAGACTGAAAAACGTGACAGAGACAACGAAGCCCAAGGTCGATCTGGCATCTCTGCTTCTCTCAACCCTGGGATTTGGGGGAATTGTGTACGGATTTAGCAGCGCGAGTGAAGGACATGGAGGGTGGTCAGGCTATGGGGTCCTGCTGCCCATTGCGATCGGGGTCTTGTCGCTTGTCTTCTTTACCTTCAGGCAGTTAAAGATAGCGGAGCCGCTGCTCGACCTGCGTGCATTCCAATACGGGATTTTTCGTATTTCGACGCTGATCATGATCATTGTCATGATGGCGATGTTTTCTGCGATGATGCTATTGCCGATCTTTCTCCAGAATGCCTTGGGCTACAGTCCGTTTGAGGCTGGATTAGTGATGCTGCCGGGCGGAATCATCATGGGCATCATGTCACCCATTACCGGCAGGTTGTTCGATAAATTCGGAGCGAAGTGGCTTGCGATCGTGGGCCTCATCCTGATCGCCAATACTCTCCTGCAATTTGCGTTCATTACCGTGACCATCTCTTACAGCACGATCATGGTGCTCAATACGCTTCTGATGCTGGGCATTTCGATGCTGATGATGCCGGTGATGACCAATGCGCTGAATGAACTCCCTCCACCGATGTACCCGCATGGCACGGCCATCATCGGGACGCTGCAGCAGGTAGCTGGAGCAGTCGGAACAGCACTCTTGGTGACCGTGATGATGAATGGCACCAGTCGCTATATGCAAAATCCCGCACCTGGGCAGGACGATTCAACGCTGCGCATGCTGGCGATGATCGCAGGCATGAAAAGCGCGTTCCTTTTGGCTTTTGCTTTGGTTGTCGTGGCTTTGCTCGCTTCCTTTTTCCTGAAGCGTGCGGTTAAGCCGGAGCAGCACCGCGCTGCAGAGCAAGTATCACCCAACTGA
- a CDS encoding S-layer homology domain-containing protein — protein MNVRRTVLVLSTFGFLALSTNLHAFAATAPFTDVSQVASKEIITSLQQRGYLHGVTDQQFQPEATITAAQGIQLIVNALDLNIDGIRFIQEPKATNYFAKADNDAWYAPALIIAANNGLKLPADLDPDKEWSREEFIYQLVSAVEQHVNLPMINIVPVEINDGDALDPSYQGAIQRALAFGVAKLDAEGNMHPKDVISRSEAAELIYGAIEYLKAHPAPAADAMQP, from the coding sequence ATGAATGTAAGACGCACAGTACTGGTTCTCTCTACCTTTGGATTTCTAGCGCTTTCTACGAACCTGCATGCTTTTGCAGCAACAGCGCCGTTTACAGATGTAAGTCAAGTGGCCTCAAAGGAGATCATCACCTCTTTGCAGCAAAGGGGTTACCTGCACGGTGTAACGGATCAGCAATTCCAACCTGAAGCTACCATTACAGCGGCCCAAGGCATCCAGCTGATCGTCAATGCGCTTGATTTGAACATCGATGGTATTCGCTTCATTCAAGAACCGAAAGCAACGAATTATTTCGCAAAGGCCGATAACGATGCGTGGTATGCCCCTGCGTTGATTATTGCCGCGAACAATGGATTAAAACTCCCGGCTGACTTGGACCCGGACAAGGAATGGTCACGCGAAGAATTCATCTACCAGCTGGTCTCAGCCGTTGAGCAGCATGTGAATCTCCCTATGATCAACATCGTTCCCGTAGAAATAAACGACGGGGATGCGCTCGATCCAAGCTATCAGGGCGCCATTCAAAGGGCTCTGGCTTTTGGTGTCGCCAAGCTCGATGCCGAGGGCAACATGCATCCCAAAGATGTGATCAGCCGCAGCGAAGCAGCTGAGCTCATTTACGGCGCCATTGAGTATCTAAAAGCACATCCTGCCCCTGCGGCAGATGCCATGCAGCCATAA
- a CDS encoding nitroreductase family protein, with amino-acid sequence MSEFMSLVKQRRSATKFMPNVEISAEELDEILSLVKFAPSAFNLQHAHYVIVTDAEMKNRVYEAAQKQYKVKTSSAVILVLGDTEAHQQAGKINEGLLHLGVIDKREYEDTVSSIHRFYEKGGEPLMRDEAIRSASLSAMLFMLAAKERGWDTCPMIGFDPEAIREILSIPDQYVPAMMITIGKEDLCSQRVRGYRKPVGEFVSYNQFTLK; translated from the coding sequence ATGAGTGAATTTATGAGCCTGGTGAAACAAAGGCGGTCCGCAACCAAATTTATGCCGAATGTAGAGATATCCGCAGAAGAGCTAGATGAGATTCTCTCACTTGTGAAATTTGCTCCTTCGGCTTTTAACCTGCAGCATGCGCATTACGTCATCGTCACGGATGCAGAAATGAAAAACAGAGTATACGAAGCCGCCCAGAAGCAATATAAAGTGAAAACCTCATCTGCAGTGATCCTGGTGCTGGGCGATACAGAGGCACATCAGCAAGCAGGGAAGATCAATGAAGGGCTCCTTCACTTGGGAGTTATCGATAAACGGGAATACGAGGACACTGTGTCCTCCATCCACCGGTTCTATGAAAAAGGGGGCGAGCCGCTAATGCGGGATGAAGCCATACGATCTGCGAGCCTGTCCGCGATGCTGTTCATGCTGGCAGCGAAGGAGAGGGGGTGGGACACCTGCCCGATGATCGGCTTTGACCCTGAAGCGATTCGCGAGATTTTGAGCATCCCGGATCAGTACGTGCCAGCGATGATGATTACGATCGGAAAAGAGGATCTTTGCAGCCAACGGGTAAGGGGCTATCGCAAGCCGGTAGGAGAGTTTGTCAGCTATAACCAATTTACTTTGAAGTGA
- a CDS encoding heavy metal translocating P-type ATPase has product MTTRQTYQVTGMTCAACASRIEKILTKTSGVIDVQVSLATNKARVSYDDQQLDDQAIIAKIEKLGYQAKPEEEGNAHSEKDDLFRRFFISCILTIPFLWAMAAHFSLSSFIWVPPLFLHPYFQLALAFPIQFWIGYPFYVGAWNAVKNRSANMDVLVVLSTSAAFFYSHYVTFNASYALPHLSLYYETCAVIFTFLLLGKYLEAMAKDRSRNAIRKLHHLQPKVANVVRPTGMMTVPVSQLVVGDIFIVKPGERIPTDGLVIEGQSTVDQSIFTGESLPVEKGSGQTVIGATLNQNGWLKVKTTKVGNETALTQVIKTVEEAQMSKAPIQRMADEMTDIFVPIIITIAVISFLAWYYLFTMQDFGQSLEKAIAVLIIACPCALGLATPMSILVASGRAAQLGILFKQGKFLETLQKVDTVILDKTGTLTKGKHEVIDIHTGSWPKEEFMRLVAAAETTSEHPLATAIVTYMKNRGATIPAPTDFTPLPGYGIMASVHGHSVIAGSAKLMKSHRIDVSPVQERILAHAAEGKIIMLVAIDNQLAGYIALSDPLKEDAELAVRQLKRLGKDVLIITGDNEQTASSIAKQAGIQRVHAGALPAEKAQIIFELQKRGRTVAMVGDGINDAPALMASNIGIALGTGADISKDSADVLIMHGELMGIVQAFLLSQQTMKNIRQNLFWALLYNTVAIPATMIGFLAPWVAGIAMAFSSLSVVLNALRLRGTRL; this is encoded by the coding sequence ATGACCACGAGACAAACCTATCAGGTCACGGGAATGACTTGTGCAGCCTGTGCGAGTCGAATCGAAAAAATACTGACCAAAACAAGTGGAGTCATAGATGTCCAAGTCAGCTTGGCCACGAATAAGGCTCGCGTGTCGTATGATGATCAGCAGCTGGACGATCAAGCGATCATTGCGAAGATCGAAAAGCTAGGCTATCAGGCAAAGCCGGAGGAAGAGGGAAATGCGCATTCAGAAAAGGATGACTTGTTCCGCCGCTTTTTCATTTCTTGCATCCTTACGATTCCGTTTCTGTGGGCAATGGCAGCTCATTTTTCCCTGTCCTCGTTCATCTGGGTGCCTCCTCTCTTTCTCCATCCCTACTTTCAATTAGCGTTGGCGTTCCCCATTCAGTTTTGGATCGGCTATCCGTTTTATGTCGGGGCCTGGAATGCAGTGAAGAATAGGTCGGCCAACATGGATGTTTTAGTGGTCCTGAGCACATCGGCAGCCTTTTTTTATAGTCATTACGTTACTTTCAACGCTTCGTATGCACTCCCCCACCTTTCCCTCTATTACGAGACTTGTGCCGTCATTTTTACCTTCTTATTGCTGGGCAAGTATCTGGAGGCGATGGCCAAGGATCGGAGCAGAAATGCAATCCGGAAGCTGCACCATCTGCAGCCAAAAGTAGCCAACGTGGTGCGTCCGACCGGCATGATGACAGTTCCCGTGTCTCAGCTGGTCGTCGGGGATATCTTTATCGTCAAACCAGGCGAGCGGATTCCCACGGATGGACTCGTCATCGAAGGACAATCGACGGTAGATCAGTCTATCTTTACGGGAGAAAGCTTGCCGGTCGAGAAAGGAAGCGGACAGACGGTCATCGGAGCGACCTTGAACCAGAACGGGTGGCTGAAAGTAAAGACGACCAAGGTAGGCAATGAAACGGCGCTCACGCAAGTCATCAAAACGGTAGAGGAAGCACAGATGTCCAAAGCCCCGATCCAGCGCATGGCAGACGAGATGACGGATATTTTCGTGCCGATCATCATCACGATCGCGGTGATTTCCTTCTTGGCCTGGTACTACCTGTTTACGATGCAGGATTTTGGGCAATCGCTGGAAAAGGCGATTGCCGTACTGATCATCGCGTGCCCATGTGCTCTGGGGCTGGCCACGCCGATGTCCATTCTGGTCGCGTCCGGTCGGGCGGCTCAGCTGGGGATCTTATTCAAGCAGGGGAAGTTCCTGGAGACCCTGCAAAAGGTAGACACCGTCATACTGGACAAAACCGGCACCCTGACAAAAGGCAAGCACGAGGTCATCGACATACACACGGGAAGCTGGCCCAAGGAAGAGTTTATGCGTCTGGTGGCTGCAGCCGAAACCACATCGGAGCATCCCTTGGCCACTGCGATCGTCACCTACATGAAAAATCGAGGGGCGACGATACCTGCTCCGACCGACTTTACCCCATTGCCAGGGTATGGAATCATGGCCAGCGTCCATGGTCATTCTGTCATCGCAGGCTCTGCGAAGCTCATGAAAAGCCATCGCATTGACGTATCGCCTGTGCAGGAACGCATACTGGCACACGCAGCTGAGGGGAAAATCATCATGCTGGTCGCGATCGATAATCAGCTCGCGGGCTACATCGCGCTGTCTGATCCGTTAAAAGAAGATGCCGAGCTCGCGGTCCGTCAATTGAAAAGACTCGGGAAGGACGTCCTCATTATTACGGGGGACAATGAACAGACTGCATCGAGCATTGCCAAGCAAGCAGGAATTCAGCGAGTACATGCCGGAGCGCTGCCTGCAGAAAAGGCGCAAATCATTTTTGAGCTGCAAAAGCGAGGGAGAACGGTCGCTATGGTCGGAGACGGAATCAATGATGCGCCGGCTCTGATGGCTTCCAATATCGGGATTGCGCTGGGGACAGGAGCCGATATTTCCAAAGACTCCGCTGATGTCCTCATTATGCATGGAGAACTGATGGGAATCGTCCAAGCGTTCCTTCTCAGTCAGCAAACGATGAAGAACATCCGTCAAAATTTATTCTGGGCACTCTTGTACAATACTGTGGCGATCCCGGCAACGATGATCGGCTTCTTGGCTCCGTGGGTTGCGGGGATTGCGATGGCGTTTAGCTCGCTATCCGTCGTTCTAAACGCGCTGCGGCTGCGAGGAACTAGACTGTGA
- a CDS encoding phosphotransferase encodes MGKANQWDADWEISDELVGQLIDSQFPELGSKRIKRLGNGWDNTVYQIGDEYVFRFPRRTIAVDLIKMEGQLLPKLAEYVTIPYPKPLFYGKETAEYPVPFLGYHYVTGEFPLGVADEQRALSAAALGRFLKQLHSFPTQLARESGAPHDHRRLRDIATRKEKMEKFYSDLSPHMREEERRAMTAYLNQVVQPKALPQSDVFLHGDLHFKNMLVDERGRVSGIIDWGDMNVGHPAGDVSVAYSFLPPQARSAFFAAYGEVDETTKQLARMMAIYIPMLIWMQAIDDGDEKVAEEARATINRALAD; translated from the coding sequence ATGGGAAAAGCGAATCAATGGGATGCTGATTGGGAGATCTCTGATGAGCTGGTAGGACAGCTGATCGATAGCCAGTTTCCTGAACTAGGCTCCAAAAGGATCAAGCGTTTGGGCAATGGGTGGGACAATACCGTGTACCAGATCGGAGACGAGTATGTATTTCGGTTTCCGCGCAGAACCATTGCTGTGGATCTGATCAAAATGGAAGGTCAGCTCTTGCCCAAGCTTGCAGAGTATGTGACCATTCCCTATCCCAAGCCACTCTTTTACGGGAAAGAGACGGCCGAGTATCCGGTTCCTTTTCTGGGCTATCACTATGTCACAGGCGAATTTCCTCTCGGTGTGGCCGATGAGCAGCGTGCCCTTTCTGCAGCTGCACTAGGTCGTTTTTTAAAACAGTTGCACAGCTTTCCGACTCAGCTGGCCAGAGAGAGCGGAGCCCCTCATGACCACCGCAGGCTCAGGGATATCGCGACGCGGAAAGAAAAAATGGAGAAGTTTTATTCCGATTTAAGTCCACATATGCGAGAGGAAGAAAGGCGCGCCATGACGGCTTATTTGAATCAGGTGGTGCAGCCAAAGGCATTGCCGCAAAGCGACGTCTTCTTGCATGGAGATCTCCACTTTAAAAATATGCTGGTGGACGAGCGAGGAAGAGTGTCTGGCATCATCGATTGGGGCGATATGAATGTAGGCCATCCTGCCGGTGATGTGAGCGTCGCCTACAGTTTTTTGCCTCCACAGGCCCGTTCGGCATTTTTCGCAGCTTACGGGGAAGTGGACGAAACGACCAAGCAGCTGGCTCGCATGATGGCGATCTACATTCCTATGCTGATTTGGATGCAAGCCATCGATGACGGGGATGAAAAAGTCGCAGAAGAAGCGAGGGCAACGATCAATCGGGCTCTGGCGGACTAA
- a CDS encoding VOC family protein, with the protein MTMRLTPYLMMDGNAKEAIAFYQNALEAQVLFQQTFGEMPPNPEFPLPEAARDRVSHATIKIGESEMMFSDTFPGQPVQIGNQVTICLSTDSPEKSRQFFDALQDGGTVIMPLQETFFSPAYGIVTDKFGVSFQLYTEGKHHM; encoded by the coding sequence ATGACAATGCGCCTGACTCCCTACCTGATGATGGATGGCAACGCAAAAGAAGCCATCGCGTTTTACCAAAATGCACTGGAAGCCCAGGTTCTCTTCCAGCAAACATTTGGAGAAATGCCGCCAAATCCTGAATTTCCTCTGCCAGAAGCAGCCCGCGATCGCGTTTCGCATGCAACGATCAAGATCGGAGAATCCGAGATGATGTTCTCGGATACATTCCCAGGTCAGCCTGTCCAAATCGGAAATCAGGTCACCATTTGCCTCTCTACCGATTCTCCTGAAAAATCCAGACAATTTTTTGATGCTCTGCAAGATGGCGGCACTGTCATCATGCCCCTTCAAGAAACATTCTTCAGCCCAGCCTATGGAATTGTGACGGACAAGTTCGGAGTGTCCTTCCAGCTCTATACGGAAGGCAAACACCATATGTAA
- a CDS encoding MDR family MFS transporter: MQIRLWNHNLKVRLIGEALFNMLFWMYFPFITVYFGAALGNHIAGMLMAIPPIFSLLGSLLGGALADRLGRRPVMLLGASLQTVMFALFAVSSSHWIDYAAFIGIGLGGAFYRPASTAMVADLVPTQHRREVFATFVTANNVGSVLGPALGAVFFFHYRQELLWTCAAVLLLYTIALFTTVHETFPRMTMAKNPADSTTIANVWKEQWKGYGIIFRDHVFLIYTLAGIFALVPIMQLDLYLSVYVIHHVPAQPLFPWHGDSPLLSSTEIYGWLLGFNGLLFVLFILPVTKWLQHWRDRNVFILSSLLSGVGTFALGLNTHFWFLFIVTIIFTFGEMVRSPVTQSFIARYAPEHARGQYMGADSLQGTIGKFLAPLTVTLSNWVPPMGIFSIILVFALISVGLYVWLFRIYVEESAEE, encoded by the coding sequence ATGCAAATCCGGTTATGGAATCACAATTTAAAGGTCCGGTTAATCGGGGAAGCGCTGTTTAACATGCTGTTTTGGATGTACTTCCCCTTTATCACCGTCTATTTTGGTGCCGCTTTAGGCAACCACATTGCAGGCATGTTGATGGCCATCCCGCCAATCTTCAGTCTGCTCGGAAGTCTTCTCGGAGGAGCGCTAGCCGACCGATTAGGACGGCGCCCCGTCATGCTGCTGGGGGCGTCACTCCAAACGGTGATGTTTGCCCTTTTCGCCGTGTCCTCCTCTCACTGGATCGATTATGCCGCCTTTATCGGCATTGGTCTGGGCGGAGCCTTTTATCGGCCTGCAAGCACCGCCATGGTCGCAGATCTGGTTCCCACTCAGCATCGTCGTGAGGTATTCGCGACGTTTGTAACAGCCAATAACGTCGGTTCCGTACTCGGGCCAGCGCTGGGAGCCGTTTTCTTTTTTCACTACCGGCAGGAGCTGTTATGGACCTGCGCTGCCGTCCTGCTGCTGTACACGATTGCGCTTTTCACCACCGTGCACGAAACCTTTCCGCGCATGACCATGGCAAAAAACCCGGCTGATTCGACTACGATTGCGAACGTATGGAAGGAGCAGTGGAAAGGCTACGGCATCATTTTCCGCGATCACGTATTCCTGATTTATACGTTGGCTGGCATCTTTGCCTTGGTTCCCATTATGCAACTGGACCTATACTTATCCGTGTATGTGATCCACCACGTGCCCGCCCAACCGCTGTTCCCCTGGCATGGTGACTCCCCCCTGTTATCCAGCACAGAGATCTATGGATGGCTGCTGGGCTTTAACGGTCTTTTGTTCGTCCTGTTTATCCTTCCGGTTACGAAATGGCTCCAGCACTGGAGAGACCGCAATGTCTTCATTCTCTCCTCGCTCTTGTCCGGAGTGGGAACCTTCGCCCTCGGGCTGAACACTCATTTCTGGTTCTTGTTTATCGTCACGATCATCTTCACCTTTGGAGAGATGGTACGCTCTCCGGTGACGCAGAGCTTTATTGCCCGCTACGCCCCCGAGCATGCCAGAGGACAATACATGGGAGCTGACAGCCTGCAAGGAACGATTGGCAAATTTTTAGCGCCGCTGACGGTTACTCTGTCCAATTGGGTTCCTCCTATGGGGATATTCAGCATCATCTTGGTGTTTGCGCTCATCAGTGTTGGCTTGTATGTTTGGTTGTTTCGGATTTATGTGGAGGAGTCGGCCGAGGAATGA
- a CDS encoding GNAT family N-acetyltransferase, producing MISLMRTSADHPDFHGLVELLDKDLWNRYPETQQSFAPFNVIKLDAKVVVAYADHIPVGCGCFRERAENGVVEIKRMYIKEEARGKGIAKQILRELEAWAVEIGKERAILETGTNQPEAVSLYDSVGYAIIDRFEPYVNSEESICMGKTLFSK from the coding sequence ATGATCAGCCTGATGAGAACCTCTGCCGATCATCCAGACTTTCATGGATTAGTGGAATTGCTGGACAAAGACCTGTGGAACCGATACCCGGAAACGCAGCAATCCTTTGCACCGTTCAACGTCATCAAGCTGGATGCCAAGGTCGTTGTCGCCTATGCCGATCACATTCCGGTAGGGTGCGGCTGCTTTCGGGAAAGGGCAGAGAATGGCGTCGTGGAAATCAAAAGAATGTACATCAAGGAAGAAGCACGCGGAAAAGGGATCGCCAAGCAAATCCTGAGGGAACTGGAGGCGTGGGCGGTGGAGATCGGGAAAGAGCGCGCGATTTTGGAGACAGGAACCAATCAGCCTGAAGCGGTTTCCCTATACGACAGCGTAGGCTATGCCATCATTGATCGATTTGAACCTTATGTGAACAGCGAGGAAAGCATTTGCATGGGCAAGACGCTTTTCAGCAAATAG
- a CDS encoding sulfite exporter TauE/SafE family protein: protein MHTSLYDYLLLTLTGLLSAPHCIGMCGGIMSAWTLQSQSSMLQTVMAYNLGRIVTYMGVGAFMGVIGSFVDAAGAIVGFQGIANVVGGLLILLWVFKKVALPLSQWSILQVPVAQRWLEEQKARPGVLPVFFSGLLLGFLPCGLTYTMHMKAAASGSVLEGILTLAFFGIGTLPALLLMGIFSAVLSRALRSKILLFANLLAIYIGVVTIMRGLVINGWVPHVNPWLW, encoded by the coding sequence ATGCATACGAGCTTGTACGATTATCTGCTCCTGACGCTGACGGGACTCTTGAGCGCTCCTCATTGCATCGGCATGTGCGGAGGTATCATGTCTGCCTGGACTCTCCAGTCCCAATCTTCCATGCTGCAAACGGTCATGGCCTATAATCTGGGCAGGATCGTGACGTATATGGGAGTAGGGGCGTTCATGGGGGTGATCGGCTCGTTCGTGGATGCAGCAGGGGCGATCGTCGGTTTTCAGGGAATCGCGAATGTGGTGGGGGGGCTTTTGATCTTGCTCTGGGTCTTCAAGAAGGTCGCTTTGCCGCTCAGTCAGTGGTCCATTCTGCAGGTGCCTGTCGCACAGAGGTGGCTGGAGGAGCAAAAAGCCCGCCCCGGCGTGCTGCCGGTATTCTTCAGCGGGTTGCTGCTCGGGTTTTTGCCTTGTGGGTTGACCTATACCATGCATATGAAAGCAGCCGCCTCTGGCAGTGTGTTGGAAGGGATTCTCACGCTGGCCTTTTTTGGGATCGGCACATTGCCTGCCCTGCTGCTGATGGGGATCTTTTCCGCCGTGTTATCCAGAGCGCTGCGTTCCAAAATCCTGCTTTTCGCCAATCTGCTCGCGATCTATATCGGAGTGGTCACGATCATGCGCGGACTGGTGATTAATGGCTGGGTTCCGCATGTGAATCCTTGGCTCTGGTAG
- a CDS encoding FixH family protein, protein MKTNLHCRQAKFRMERSFSEYDMVLALRRESGDPLKRAFRLLVLLFAAILSLSACSSSHSGHPEASPPASKSGKLTLQEFSLPIHVYVQPDPPNILKESELHIVLPSDQADAWKNAKVSVTLSMPSMDHGNTQATAEYKETGEFVASIVPTMVGDWRADITFEKEDKSSTVSYVFAAEP, encoded by the coding sequence ATGAAAACGAATCTGCACTGCCGCCAGGCGAAATTTCGAATGGAACGCTCGTTTTCCGAATACGATATGGTGCTTGCATTACGGAGAGAAAGCGGTGATCCTTTGAAACGAGCTTTTCGCCTGCTTGTCCTGCTCTTTGCTGCCATTCTGTCGCTGTCGGCATGCTCCTCTTCTCATTCCGGTCACCCCGAAGCTTCCCCGCCCGCTTCCAAGTCAGGGAAGCTGACCTTGCAGGAATTTTCTTTGCCCATTCACGTGTACGTTCAACCCGACCCACCCAACATTCTCAAAGAGAGCGAATTGCATATCGTCCTCCCCAGTGATCAGGCGGACGCATGGAAAAATGCCAAAGTCTCGGTCACCTTGTCGATGCCGAGCATGGATCATGGAAATACGCAGGCGACGGCCGAGTACAAGGAAACAGGAGAGTTTGTCGCGAGCATCGTCCCTACAATGGTAGGGGATTGGAGAGCTGATATTACTTTCGAAAAGGAGGACAAATCCTCTACGGTGTCTTATGTCTTTGCAGCTGAGCCCTGA